One region of Chlorobiota bacterium genomic DNA includes:
- a CDS encoding histidine--tRNA ligase, with protein MSTRYQSLKGFRDMLPEESLRWQWLEENIRDLMRRYGYGELRLPLVEATELFARGVGEGTDVVSKEMYSFLDKSDPPESLTLRPELTAGAARAWVQHEIGKNQGLTKWYYLGPAFRYEQPQSGRYRQFTTFGIELIGSPLPEADAEVILAGVDLIESLGIRNYRLRLNSLGMPEERAAYRTALLEYLTVKRDQLSPESVRRMGSNPMRVLDSKKEEDIATTADAPKILEFLSDDSRAHFDRVRGLLDTAGVPYVVDHRLVRGLDYYTRTAFEFQGLDLGAQDALGGGGRYDGLIEQIGGPATPAIGFGFGMDRLIIAAEAAGAIPNQQANLDLFVVGLGDSARGWAAQTTRTFRQAGLAADCDLLGRSMKAQMREANRRNARHVVIAGENELAAGIAQVKDMQGHDQKEVAIAELLNVVMELRAAR; from the coding sequence ATGTCCACTCGTTATCAATCGTTGAAAGGTTTCCGCGATATGTTGCCAGAAGAATCGCTACGCTGGCAGTGGCTAGAAGAAAACATTCGCGACCTGATGCGCCGCTACGGCTACGGCGAACTTCGGCTTCCGTTGGTTGAGGCCACCGAACTGTTTGCACGGGGCGTGGGGGAAGGCACCGACGTTGTCAGCAAGGAGATGTACTCCTTCCTTGACAAAAGCGATCCCCCGGAATCGCTTACCCTTCGGCCAGAGCTTACCGCCGGCGCGGCACGCGCTTGGGTGCAACATGAGATTGGGAAGAATCAAGGGCTGACGAAGTGGTACTACCTTGGCCCGGCGTTCCGATACGAGCAACCGCAATCGGGGCGGTATCGGCAGTTCACCACGTTCGGCATTGAGCTGATTGGGTCCCCGCTGCCTGAGGCCGATGCCGAGGTGATTCTTGCCGGTGTGGACCTAATTGAATCGCTGGGAATCCGCAACTACCGGCTGCGGCTGAACTCACTGGGAATGCCGGAAGAACGCGCCGCCTACCGCACCGCGCTCCTTGAATATCTTACGGTCAAGCGCGACCAGCTTAGCCCAGAAAGCGTCCGCCGGATGGGGAGCAATCCGATGCGGGTGTTGGATTCCAAGAAGGAGGAGGACATTGCCACAACCGCCGACGCGCCAAAGATTCTGGAGTTCCTTTCCGATGATTCGCGGGCGCATTTCGACCGCGTGCGGGGATTGCTTGATACCGCCGGTGTTCCGTACGTTGTTGACCACCGGCTGGTGCGCGGGCTGGACTACTATACCCGCACGGCGTTCGAGTTCCAGGGCCTTGACTTGGGGGCGCAGGACGCACTTGGCGGCGGGGGCCGATACGACGGGCTGATTGAACAGATTGGCGGACCAGCAACGCCCGCCATTGGGTTCGGGTTCGGGATGGACCGGCTGATTATCGCTGCCGAAGCCGCCGGGGCAATCCCGAACCAGCAGGCCAATTTGGATCTTTTCGTGGTTGGCTTGGGCGATTCCGCACGGGGCTGGGCCGCCCAAACAACGCGAACCTTCCGCCAGGCCGGGCTTGCTGCCGACTGCGATTTGCTTGGGCGTTCCATGAAAGCCCAGATGCGCGAAGCAAACCGCCGCAACGCACGCCACGTGGTGATTGCCGGCGAAAACGAGCTTGCCGCCGGAATCGCACAAGTAAAAGATATGCAGGGCCACGACCAGAAAGAGGTGGCCATTGCCGAACTGCTGAATGTGGTGATGGAGCTTCGCGCAGCGCGTTAA
- a CDS encoding TonB-dependent receptor yields the protein MNRSNQRLPQTNSAAIPNACYILFLVAAFAGCCAIPAWSRIPTPLANAPHARLYGRVLDSLTERPLVSATVAIPELKRGTFAARDGSFQLTGLPSGRYVVVVTMVGYAEQRLLLDLSHEEELTIRLVPETVQGSQITVTDYADGSGLLGSSNSVTVLSEADLEKTRGQTLGESLKGVAGVTLLNTGPSIAKPVIRGLHSQRVLVVNAGVQQEGQQWGAEHAPEIDPFSPSSIQVVRGPAGVEFGAGAIGGVIRLEPRPLPTTPGIDGDLTLNLFSNNRQGSGSLLLEGGLGRGLSARLQGSLRKAGDSRTPTYVLGNTGFEESNGSLTFGWQGEDAGAELLLSHFGTTLGIFRGSHVETADDLLRAIERGRPAVEHSFGYQISAPRQEVAHNSISLAAHYRSPSVGKYELQYGVQQNHRQEFDAHNRRYAGDTTGQRASSRASLDMTLTTYTLGLKLRHNGIGPLYGTIGAEGMRQGNVLDGRIFLIPQYRMYSGGIFLLENLQLGDQLLLNGGLRYDYRWTKVYQLPAKHIADTTLRYSNLTAAFGGTWSFAEAWSLNGNIGSAWRPPGVNELYSNGVHHGAAQFEIGNLGIGSERAYNVDLTLKHASEQARGQVSIYATSIDGFIYLRPDTVPTVTIRGAYPTFRYAQADALLTGIDGTIEYHLLDLLHVGATFSIVRGDNRTTNEPLIGMPGDRLQLMAHIDLPECGDWLGSPYIEPSVQMVRSQTRTPVGADYAPPPAGYTLFNLDAGARLRLFSSPITLAFSVQNIFNKSYRDYLSRYRYFSDDPGRNLVLRVGIAF from the coding sequence ATGAACCGATCAAACCAGCGATTGCCGCAAACCAACAGCGCGGCGATCCCCAATGCTTGCTATATCCTTTTTCTGGTTGCGGCATTTGCGGGATGCTGCGCGATTCCTGCATGGAGCAGGATTCCAACCCCCCTTGCCAACGCCCCCCACGCACGCCTGTATGGCCGCGTGCTGGATAGCCTTACCGAACGCCCGTTGGTCTCGGCCACGGTTGCCATTCCCGAACTGAAACGGGGGACCTTTGCCGCTCGCGATGGATCGTTCCAGCTGACCGGGCTTCCTTCTGGGCGGTACGTGGTGGTGGTGACAATGGTGGGGTATGCCGAGCAACGGCTGCTCCTTGATCTCAGCCATGAGGAAGAACTCACGATTCGACTTGTCCCGGAAACTGTGCAAGGGTCCCAGATTACCGTCACCGATTATGCTGACGGCTCCGGGCTGCTTGGTTCCTCGAACTCGGTGACGGTGCTGAGCGAGGCAGATCTGGAAAAAACTCGTGGCCAAACTCTTGGTGAATCTCTAAAAGGTGTTGCGGGGGTAACGCTGTTGAACACCGGTCCCTCAATCGCCAAGCCGGTGATTCGGGGGCTGCATAGCCAGCGCGTGCTGGTGGTGAATGCTGGGGTCCAGCAGGAAGGCCAGCAATGGGGGGCCGAACACGCGCCGGAGATTGATCCCTTCTCCCCTTCCAGCATTCAGGTGGTGCGGGGGCCGGCGGGGGTGGAGTTCGGAGCCGGAGCAATTGGCGGGGTGATTCGCCTTGAGCCACGTCCGCTTCCAACAACACCTGGTATTGATGGCGATCTTACCCTCAATCTTTTTTCCAACAACAGGCAAGGCTCCGGTTCGCTTCTGTTGGAAGGCGGACTTGGCAGGGGATTGTCGGCGCGGTTGCAAGGGAGCTTGCGGAAAGCTGGCGACTCGCGCACCCCAACATACGTTTTGGGGAACACTGGATTTGAGGAATCGAACGGATCGCTAACGTTTGGCTGGCAAGGGGAAGATGCCGGGGCGGAGCTTCTGCTAAGCCACTTCGGCACCACGCTTGGCATCTTCCGTGGCTCGCACGTGGAGACTGCGGACGATCTGTTGCGGGCAATCGAGCGTGGCCGCCCGGCTGTTGAGCACTCCTTCGGCTACCAGATTTCTGCCCCGCGCCAGGAGGTTGCGCACAACTCTATTTCCCTTGCGGCCCACTACCGTTCCCCATCGGTTGGGAAGTATGAGTTGCAGTATGGGGTCCAGCAGAACCACCGGCAGGAGTTCGATGCTCACAACCGCCGCTACGCCGGGGACACCACCGGCCAACGGGCATCAAGCCGTGCGTCGTTGGATATGACCTTAACCACCTACACCCTGGGACTAAAGCTGCGCCACAACGGAATCGGTCCGCTGTACGGAACCATTGGTGCCGAAGGGATGCGGCAAGGAAATGTGTTGGATGGGAGGATATTCCTAATCCCGCAGTACCGGATGTACAGCGGTGGAATCTTCCTGCTGGAAAATCTTCAACTTGGCGACCAACTGCTACTGAATGGCGGTTTGCGCTACGATTACCGCTGGACGAAAGTCTATCAACTTCCCGCCAAACACATTGCCGACACCACGCTACGCTACAGCAACCTGACCGCAGCGTTTGGCGGAACCTGGAGCTTTGCCGAGGCATGGTCGCTGAATGGGAACATCGGAAGTGCGTGGAGGCCGCCCGGGGTGAACGAACTGTACAGCAACGGCGTGCATCATGGCGCGGCGCAGTTCGAAATTGGAAACTTGGGGATTGGCAGCGAGCGGGCGTACAACGTGGACCTTACGCTGAAGCACGCCAGCGAACAGGCTCGTGGTCAGGTGAGTATCTACGCCACTTCCATTGATGGCTTCATCTACCTTCGCCCCGACACGGTTCCTACCGTCACCATTCGCGGGGCATATCCCACGTTTCGCTATGCCCAGGCCGACGCACTTTTAACAGGCATTGATGGAACGATTGAGTATCACCTTCTGGACCTGTTGCACGTGGGGGCAACCTTCAGCATCGTCCGGGGCGATAACCGAACCACCAACGAACCGCTGATTGGAATGCCCGGCGACAGGCTTCAACTAATGGCCCACATTGACCTTCCAGAGTGTGGCGATTGGTTGGGTTCGCCCTACATTGAGCCATCGGTTCAGATGGTGCGGTCGCAGACACGCACCCCAGTTGGTGCGGACTACGCGCCGCCACCGGCGGGCTACACTCTGTTCAATCTGGATGCTGGTGCGCGGCTTAGGCTCTTCTCCTCCCCCATCACTCTTGCCTTCAGCGTGCAGAACATCTTCAACAAAAGCTACCGTGATTACCTAAGCCGCTACCGCTACTTTAGCGATGACCCAGGAAGGAACCTGGTGCTGCGGGTGGGGATCGCGTTCTGA
- the modA gene encoding molybdate ABC transporter substrate-binding protein, which produces MQQRTRWTLAAVAIAVAAVSLWFLFSPKEQQGGKAVAVAVASNMKFAFEDITAAFKKEHPGITVTASYGSSGNFYAQLSNRAPFDLFLSADIEYPNKLSEQKLILPGSQFIYAVGELVIWVPTGSPLDLSLGIRALLDSSVRHIAVANPEHAPYGRAAIAALTNSGIYAQVKPRLIYGDNITQTAQFAQTGAADVGIIALSLVVAPAMRNAGKYVKIPLEQYPRLEQAGVILNWAADPESAQLLRAFITGPRGKEILHQYGFSAPEG; this is translated from the coding sequence ATGCAACAACGAACACGCTGGACACTTGCTGCGGTTGCCATTGCCGTTGCCGCTGTTTCCCTTTGGTTTCTGTTCTCCCCAAAAGAGCAACAGGGGGGCAAGGCCGTCGCCGTTGCGGTGGCATCGAACATGAAGTTTGCGTTCGAGGATATCACCGCAGCGTTCAAGAAGGAGCATCCCGGGATCACCGTCACGGCATCCTACGGATCGTCCGGGAATTTCTACGCCCAGCTTTCCAACCGCGCTCCGTTCGACCTGTTCCTGTCGGCAGATATTGAATATCCGAACAAGCTATCCGAGCAAAAGCTGATCCTTCCCGGAAGCCAGTTCATTTATGCCGTTGGGGAGTTGGTGATTTGGGTTCCTACCGGGTCGCCGTTGGACCTTTCGTTGGGGATTCGTGCGCTGCTGGATTCATCGGTGCGGCACATTGCGGTTGCCAATCCCGAACACGCCCCCTACGGGCGCGCAGCCATTGCCGCCCTTACCAACAGCGGCATCTACGCCCAAGTGAAGCCACGGCTGATCTACGGCGACAACATCACCCAAACCGCGCAGTTTGCGCAAACCGGGGCTGCCGATGTTGGGATCATTGCCTTGTCGCTGGTGGTTGCCCCGGCAATGCGGAACGCGGGGAAGTACGTGAAGATTCCGCTGGAGCAGTATCCACGATTGGAGCAAGCGGGAGTGATCCTGAATTGGGCCGCCGATCCAGAATCTGCGCAGCTGCTTCGGGCATTTATCACCGGTCCACGCGGGAAGGAAATTTTGCATCAGTACGGTTTCTCAGCCCCCGAAGGATGA
- a CDS encoding T9SS type A sorting domain-containing protein produces MMRSFWIILLGFAAVSAVALGQDVRLSSDPINYLLATDLRIQSAASIGPTTLAVWGTAVAGPQQPAGVQGALRFQLLRGGTPVGTQGTLNAPQASPYGVVRVLDLLDRYVVLWNDRRAGAEGIYAQVVDTAGNVVAGELQLSSGAMQADSLVWRLRSSSGWVVVWQDSSAGGSLKEIRFDDAGNPTSSPTLLRAGAHRRGVQFADIPGLLLLQDNGQAAVAFWSDNGVDARPIPAGRFSGPYHLSRDSSLLVLKDSTLAFYDSFFDSVPAKSLAIPFGPGLLPGTQTVVKDDTGGISIIYMRERVGLMDVFYFSHIYRQWIVGDTLGKRDTLAVLKYLDDPHSGFAGFRTKFNWATIDKGFSNTTLITVKFWEEEIYNSVLYNRLPRYSTFALASNGAFIGSYQNAPLPLSLRRLGIGGSPVERRLFDTISSITVVASGTEQTVAAMVAEQVINIPQLCPNVMEREGALLVTYDQSEKKATYPLGVWNTRATPPLQMLPSLSIETYNNYIPTKSDLSQAQLLNGMDHTVLLHNLYERKETAQHGHPTSISYKGWHRYYAATDSGWRMMAQFYHVAGEMVGISSSRLSFYGLDFQFDPEQQRFYGSELLELDKSFLPIDSNRFVYAADRYGTIQWKVVDAPQVYHGHGNDSVKAIIPIGEQEFLAVYPASQRHLKDTVVIAQASFHPAGPKVKYQRYVALRNKRYLRCYSTEAAPTTVQLEVFSHSGKLLDSTSLQFSVPLPRIAIVQNPTDRSLALLYGGAGGAKLTLLSERLRVQQTIDAGNLPLQDSPISSTRDTVGLVAGVFRNDTLFAVWEDLRNGASDIYGTAWQVPATMTAPTLPPPAAAIAPTQAVAITAIAPIPCNDQLTVQHHLSEGGMVTFSIMDEMGKVVKQFSKKLPQGLSESTLATDDLFPGTYAVKISSQHGESIMRFLVVR; encoded by the coding sequence ATGATGCGTTCTTTCTGGATTATTCTTCTGGGTTTTGCTGCTGTTTCGGCGGTGGCGTTGGGGCAGGATGTGCGCTTGTCGTCCGATCCCATCAACTACTTGCTGGCAACGGACCTCCGCATCCAATCGGCAGCAAGCATTGGCCCCACAACGCTGGCGGTGTGGGGGACCGCAGTGGCTGGACCGCAGCAGCCAGCAGGGGTGCAAGGCGCGTTGCGATTTCAACTGCTTCGTGGGGGAACGCCGGTGGGCACGCAAGGAACGTTGAACGCCCCGCAGGCCAGCCCCTACGGCGTGGTGCGGGTGCTTGATTTGCTGGATCGGTACGTGGTTCTGTGGAACGATCGGCGTGCAGGGGCGGAAGGAATCTACGCGCAGGTAGTGGATACCGCGGGGAACGTGGTGGCTGGCGAACTTCAACTGAGCAGCGGCGCGATGCAGGCCGATAGCCTTGTGTGGCGGCTCCGCTCTTCCAGCGGTTGGGTGGTGGTGTGGCAAGATTCTTCGGCGGGGGGAAGCCTGAAGGAAATCAGGTTTGATGATGCGGGGAATCCAACATCATCGCCAACACTGCTTCGTGCCGGAGCGCATCGCCGTGGCGTGCAGTTCGCGGATATTCCCGGCCTGCTGTTGCTGCAGGATAACGGGCAAGCTGCGGTTGCCTTCTGGAGCGATAACGGGGTGGATGCTCGGCCCATTCCTGCTGGGCGTTTTTCCGGCCCATACCACCTAAGCCGCGACAGTTCTTTGCTGGTGCTGAAAGATTCCACCCTTGCTTTCTATGATTCCTTCTTTGATTCGGTTCCTGCGAAATCGTTGGCGATTCCGTTCGGCCCCGGGCTGCTACCCGGCACCCAAACCGTGGTGAAGGATGACACAGGCGGGATCAGCATTATCTACATGCGCGAGCGCGTAGGGCTGATGGATGTTTTTTATTTCAGCCACATCTACCGGCAATGGATTGTGGGGGATACGCTTGGCAAACGCGATACCCTTGCGGTGCTGAAATATCTGGATGATCCCCACAGCGGTTTCGCAGGATTTCGAACCAAATTCAATTGGGCAACAATTGACAAAGGGTTCAGCAACACCACCCTTATCACCGTGAAATTCTGGGAAGAGGAGATCTACAACTCCGTCCTCTACAATCGGCTGCCGAGATATTCAACCTTTGCGCTTGCCTCTAATGGGGCTTTCATTGGCTCCTATCAAAACGCTCCCTTGCCGTTGTCCCTTCGTCGTTTGGGGATTGGTGGCTCGCCGGTTGAGCGAAGATTGTTCGACACGATAAGCTCCATCACCGTGGTGGCCTCCGGCACCGAACAAACAGTGGCTGCAATGGTTGCTGAGCAGGTTATCAATATCCCCCAGCTATGCCCCAACGTTATGGAGCGGGAAGGGGCATTGCTGGTGACCTACGACCAATCGGAGAAAAAAGCAACATACCCGCTTGGAGTATGGAATACCCGGGCAACGCCTCCGTTGCAGATGCTCCCTTCGTTGAGCATCGAGACGTACAACAACTACATTCCAACCAAGAGTGATTTGTCGCAGGCGCAGCTTCTGAACGGTATGGATCATACTGTGCTGCTGCATAATCTGTATGAGCGCAAAGAAACCGCGCAGCATGGCCATCCAACCTCCATTTCTTATAAAGGATGGCATCGCTACTATGCGGCAACGGATAGTGGCTGGCGAATGATGGCGCAGTTCTATCATGTGGCTGGTGAGATGGTGGGCATTTCCTCCTCGCGGTTATCGTTCTATGGATTGGATTTCCAGTTCGACCCTGAGCAACAACGCTTTTATGGCAGCGAACTTTTGGAGTTGGATAAATCGTTTCTTCCCATTGACAGCAACCGATTCGTTTATGCAGCGGATCGGTATGGCACTATCCAATGGAAAGTGGTGGACGCACCGCAAGTCTATCACGGACATGGCAACGATAGCGTTAAAGCCATCATCCCAATAGGTGAGCAGGAATTTTTGGCTGTGTACCCCGCCAGCCAACGTCACCTGAAAGACACCGTGGTGATTGCGCAAGCATCCTTTCATCCGGCGGGTCCAAAGGTGAAGTATCAGCGGTATGTTGCCCTCAGGAACAAGCGATACCTCCGCTGCTATTCAACCGAGGCCGCGCCAACCACTGTGCAATTGGAGGTCTTCTCCCACAGTGGAAAATTGTTGGATTCCACCTCGCTGCAGTTTAGCGTTCCGCTGCCGCGCATTGCCATTGTTCAGAACCCTACCGACCGCTCGTTGGCGTTGCTGTATGGCGGGGCCGGCGGTGCAAAACTGACGTTGCTAAGCGAACGCTTGCGGGTGCAGCAAACCATAGATGCTGGCAACCTCCCCTTGCAAGATTCCCCCATCAGTTCCACTCGTGATACTGTTGGGTTGGTGGCAGGGGTGTTCCGCAACGACACGCTGTTTGCTGTGTGGGAGGATTTGCGAAACGGAGCGTCCGACATTTACGGCACAGCATGGCAAGTTCCAGCAACGATGACCGCCCCTACCCTGCCGCCCCCCGCAGCCGCGATTGCCCCAACCCAAGCGGTCGCGATCACCGCCATTGCTCCAATCCCATGCAACGATCAACTAACCGTCCAGCATCACCTTTCCGAAGGGGGAATGGTCACGTTCAGCATCATGGATGAGATGGGGAAAGTCGTCAAGCAGTTCAGCAAAAAACTTCCGCAGGGGCTAAGCGAAAGCACGCTGGCCACCGATGACCTTTTCCCGGGAACATACGCCGTAAAGATCAGCAGCCAGCACGGGGAATCTATCATGCGGTTTCTTGTGGTGCGGTAG
- a CDS encoding PTS sugar transporter subunit IIA, producing the protein MQISSILNTAFIATKLEAETKEEALHSMVNMLESSPKVINLEKVRTAILEREKIMSTGVGHGFAIPHGKTDAVTDIAAAFAITAEPLDFDSLDDQPVRLIFMLVGNDSHVGIHLKLLSRVSRLMNSDSFRSQLLQAASSEQVLELFRQEEGRYFAT; encoded by the coding sequence ATGCAGATTTCCTCGATACTGAACACCGCGTTTATCGCAACAAAACTCGAAGCTGAAACCAAGGAAGAGGCTTTGCACAGCATGGTCAATATGCTGGAGTCCTCCCCGAAGGTGATCAACTTGGAGAAAGTTCGCACGGCCATTTTGGAGCGGGAAAAGATTATGAGCACTGGGGTGGGCCACGGTTTTGCGATCCCCCACGGCAAGACCGATGCCGTCACGGACATTGCTGCCGCGTTTGCAATCACTGCCGAGCCTCTGGATTTCGATTCGCTGGATGACCAACCGGTCCGGCTGATCTTTATGCTGGTGGGGAACGACTCCCATGTTGGAATCCATCTGAAGCTGCTAAGTCGCGTCAGCCGCCTGATGAACAGCGACTCCTTCCGCAGCCAACTGCTTCAGGCCGCAAGCTCCGAACAGGTGTTGGAGTTGTTCCGGCAAGAAGAAGGACGATATTTCGCAACGTAG
- a CDS encoding terpene cyclase/mutase family protein, which produces MINHRSESGRSRREFLKQAMQGGALLLIGGSVPALLSSGCNSVANPAQTLRRAADYLWAQQSTDGAWRSGQYAMLRSGQAYTPFVLHALLRLPGQLLRGRQQQIEKGLEFIRGSINADGCIGLGDPDITEYPNYATSYGLRCLASTAKPADRPLIEQAIGYLQRQQLTEQRGFPPEHLAYGAWGFGSPNLPEGSPGHVDLSHHRMVLQAMREAGVRNEAMYDHAAAFLRLLQKHPSEQREQPHDRLDEQPTGSVRYDGGFYFSPIVLGANKGLQEPADATHRPVFRSYATATCDGALALVAAGIQQTDERVAAARNWLIAHPVLDRPEGIPEGDPEPWHLALHYYHLAGRCQAYRALGIGGDWPQQAAAIYTAEQQQDGSFSNRHSVLMKEDDPILATALAVTGIREIVGDGRPERNG; this is translated from the coding sequence ATGATCAATCACCGCTCAGAATCGGGCAGAAGCCGGCGTGAATTTCTGAAGCAAGCAATGCAGGGTGGGGCGCTTCTTCTGATTGGAGGAAGCGTCCCGGCGTTGCTGAGCAGTGGCTGCAACAGCGTGGCCAACCCAGCCCAAACCTTGCGCCGCGCAGCCGACTACCTTTGGGCGCAGCAATCCACCGACGGAGCGTGGCGAAGCGGGCAATACGCCATGCTCCGTTCCGGCCAGGCCTACACTCCATTTGTGCTTCATGCTTTGCTTCGGCTTCCTGGGCAACTTCTGCGGGGGCGGCAGCAGCAGATTGAGAAGGGGTTGGAGTTCATCCGCGGAAGCATCAACGCTGATGGCTGCATTGGCCTGGGCGACCCCGACATCACCGAGTATCCCAACTACGCCACCAGCTACGGATTGCGCTGCTTGGCCAGCACCGCAAAACCGGCCGACCGACCGTTGATTGAACAAGCAATTGGATACCTGCAACGCCAACAGCTAACCGAGCAGCGCGGATTTCCCCCCGAGCATTTGGCCTACGGAGCATGGGGGTTTGGTTCGCCCAACTTGCCGGAAGGAAGCCCGGGCCATGTTGATCTTTCGCACCACCGCATGGTTCTTCAGGCGATGCGCGAAGCAGGGGTGCGGAACGAAGCGATGTACGACCACGCCGCAGCCTTTTTACGGCTTCTTCAAAAACATCCATCCGAGCAACGGGAGCAGCCGCACGACCGGTTGGACGAACAACCCACCGGAAGCGTCCGCTACGACGGCGGGTTCTACTTTTCGCCGATTGTGTTGGGGGCGAACAAGGGCCTGCAAGAACCAGCCGACGCGACCCACCGCCCAGTGTTCCGAAGCTACGCCACGGCAACCTGCGACGGCGCGTTGGCGTTGGTGGCCGCCGGCATCCAACAAACCGATGAACGGGTTGCAGCCGCACGCAACTGGCTGATTGCCCACCCGGTCCTTGACCGCCCCGAAGGAATCCCCGAAGGGGACCCCGAGCCGTGGCACTTGGCACTCCATTACTACCATCTTGCTGGCCGCTGCCAGGCCTACCGCGCGTTGGGGATTGGCGGAGATTGGCCCCAGCAAGCCGCAGCCATCTACACCGCCGAGCAGCAACAGGATGGAAGTTTCAGCAACCGCCACAGCGTGTTGATGAAGGAGGATGACCCGATTTTGGCAACGGCCTTGGCAGTAACCGGCATCAGGGAAATCGTGGGTGATGGCCGGCCAGAACGCAACGGGTAG
- the modB gene encoding molybdate ABC transporter permease subunit produces the protein MDWQAFWLSVRLSLLTSLILLVIGLPLAWWLSTTRFRWKFLIEAVVALPLILPPTVLGFYILTAISPQGTLGVVWQNLFGGTLPFTFHGVLIASVLYSLPFAVQPFAAAFAGVDRNIIESAWCEGAGRLRTFLQITLPLAAPGVVAGIVLSFAHTLGEFGVVMMVGGNLPGQTRTISIAIYDNVQAMDYAAASQTALILLGVSFAILIGVYGMQRKIGIWNR, from the coding sequence ATGGATTGGCAAGCGTTCTGGCTCAGCGTCCGATTATCGTTGCTCACTTCGCTTATCCTGCTGGTGATCGGCTTGCCGTTGGCATGGTGGCTTAGCACCACGCGGTTCCGTTGGAAATTTTTGATTGAGGCGGTGGTGGCGCTTCCGCTGATCCTTCCGCCAACGGTTCTTGGGTTCTACATCCTGACGGCAATCAGCCCGCAAGGAACGCTGGGAGTTGTTTGGCAGAACCTGTTCGGCGGCACCCTGCCGTTCACCTTCCACGGGGTGCTGATCGCTTCGGTGCTTTACAGCCTGCCGTTCGCGGTGCAGCCGTTTGCGGCGGCCTTTGCTGGCGTGGACCGGAACATTATCGAATCGGCGTGGTGCGAAGGCGCGGGGCGGCTGCGGACGTTTCTGCAAATCACATTGCCGCTGGCCGCGCCCGGGGTGGTGGCCGGAATCGTTCTTAGTTTTGCGCACACGCTTGGGGAGTTTGGCGTGGTGATGATGGTTGGCGGGAATCTTCCCGGGCAAACCCGTACCATCTCAATCGCCATTTATGACAACGTCCAAGCCATGGACTACGCCGCCGCCAGCCAGACCGCGCTGATCTTGCTGGGTGTCTCCTTCGCCATCCTGATCGGCGTGTATGGAATGCAGCGGAAAATTGGAATTTGGAACCGGTGA